A DNA window from Candidatus Bodocaedibacter vickermanii contains the following coding sequences:
- a CDS encoding outer membrane beta-barrel protein has translation MKKKLLLLATAAVFFSPVAAKANSKSSIYVGLTGTLERLATQGDKTAVSDYLKDENFLSAGIEAGYGYKVWSNLQLAGWVRGLYSFEHTYANTKKVGDVVRKDPYAIVVEPRVTLGWEFPVSGSVSITPFIGAGLEVNFAKTKNNGTEYETNWKVPAVAGVRANFGSVYVAFNGRFDLTPSDVSDAEVAVAKTDADKVRSWGLEASVGAEF, from the coding sequence ATGAAAAAGAAATTATTATTATTGGCAACTGCTGCGGTGTTCTTTTCCCCAGTTGCTGCTAAAGCTAACTCTAAATCAAGCATTTATGTTGGATTAACAGGAACTCTTGAGCGCCTAGCAACTCAAGGTGATAAAACTGCAGTTTCTGACTACTTAAAAGATGAAAACTTTTTAAGTGCTGGTATTGAAGCTGGTTATGGTTACAAAGTGTGGAGCAACCTGCAACTTGCTGGTTGGGTTCGTGGTTTGTACTCATTCGAGCACACATATGCTAATACTAAGAAAGTAGGAGACGTAGTTCGTAAGGATCCTTATGCAATCGTTGTTGAGCCACGTGTAACATTAGGATGGGAATTCCCAGTGAGTGGAAGCGTTTCAATCACTCCATTTATTGGTGCTGGACTAGAAGTGAACTTTGCAAAAACCAAAAACAACGGCACTGAATATGAGACAAACTGGAAAGTTCCAGCAGTTGCAGGTGTGCGTGCAAACTTTGGTTCTGTGTATGTAGCTTTCAACGGTCGTTTTGATTTAACACCATCAGATGTTTCTGATGCTGAAGTTGCTGTAGCTAAAACTGATGCTGACAAAGTAAGATCTTGGGGTCTTGAAGCATCAGTCGGCGCAGAATTCTAA